In Anopheles cruzii unplaced genomic scaffold, idAnoCruzAS_RS32_06 scaffold00765_ctg1, whole genome shotgun sequence, one genomic interval encodes:
- the LOC128276229 gene encoding uncharacterized protein LOC128276229 — translation GLERQGRARQRRASPPTACIDRETVLKINRRPLQRRHRSCDNFWPPKATERETETVNHSPQGRTLASKAKSNESDEFAIGNRRYGSQDSVYFDQRVRRQHKIDPLRTLFDKENVLLTDWGHRPAVATSAKPVPAKHPPEPPVPPPRRYYLPLVDKLIGQELDAIVGLLRRSPVVVSELECRGLSPRTTLLVLERRSVTPAMPERSKSVQGRASPLLRERPESAPSGALRQDGLDGKPPLKLKPPGRPVSRPAAGGVGGGGGSVVGVSVTLQRYPTVADVSDCTDRMYRTGEDSGHSLAYDHHDDDVEHGGFNINSNMVLNFNIDVRSDPSLAEPPDGATGLTEPFGQLTTNYIDKQSGPPAARFPLADRPAPDRWCFPTHPHQDKLDGGGRDDRLAAESPGTVDAICNYNEKLITDSGVTAALTDGPPDPDGDPRPDSRGPPSHGPPHDPSVLNASNQPNRNWINLNSNQIHHQQRPPLAVTGAPAARSASCQRVSVTEMPPVHANHTASRCDPSPTRSPVDPLATDFFTAGTSNPPGGGGAGPHVAPLPDCYSPRPVPCTPPGSGPTERSDYNYDNKSVRSHYRMGASGPTPSPPPPPPPPPALAQDALARWRYVTPSPPLPSPPVSPPVSPPGEFSVEARVWRPPRTRSGSSGSSVKINEIFEFPPPPPFPCDCGPDAVDWRRNGGTVGYGAGECARAAHTGKDYATS, via the coding sequence CCGGTTTGGAACGGCAAGGACGCGCCCGTCAACGGCGTGCGTCCCCTCCGACGGCCTGCATCGACCGGGAAACGGTCCTGAAGATCAACCGTCGGCCCCTGCAACGCCGGCACCGATCGTGTGACaacttttggccaccgaaagccaccGAGCGGGAGACGGAAACGGTTAACCATTCGCCACAGGGAAGGACGCTCGCTTCCAAAGCCAAGTCCAACGAGTCCGACGAGTTTGCCATCGGAAACCGTCGGTACGGGAGCCAGGACAGTGTGTACTTCGACCAGCGTGTGCGGCGACAGCATAAAATCGACCCACTTCGGACGCTGTTCGATAAGGAAAATGTCCTGCTCACGGACTGGGGTCACCGACCAGCGGTTGCGACCAGCGCGAAGCCTGTCCCTGCGAAGCACCCTCCGGAGCCTCCGGTTCCACCACCGAGACGGTACTACCTGCCGCTGGTGGATAAGCTGATTGGCCAGGAGCTGGACGCGATCGTAGGTCTGCTGCGGAGAAGCCCCGTGGTGGTGTCGGAGCTGGAGTGCCGCGGGTTATCGCCCAGAACGACGTTGCTGGTTCTGGAGCGAAGAAGCGTGACACCAGCGATGCCGGAGCGAAGTAAATCTGTCCAGGGCCGGGCGTCTCCGTTGTTGCGGGAGCGTCCTGAATCAGCGCCATCTGGCGCCCTCCGACAAGACGGTCTCGATGGTAAGCCACCGCTCAAGCTGAAACCACCCGGACGTCCTGTCTCTCGACCTGCTGCGGGAggtgttggcggcggcggtggttccgtTGTCGGCGTCTCGGTCACACTCCAACGCtacccgacggtggccgacgtCAGCGATTGCACGGACCGAATGTACCGGACCGGTGAGGACTCCGGGCACTCCTTGGCCTACGaccatcacgacgacgacgtcgagcACGGCGGATTCAATATAAATTCAAATATGGTTCTGAATTTCAATATCGACGTGCGGAGTGACCCGTCACTGGCCGAGCCGCCAGATGGCGCCACCGGTTTGACAGAGCCGTTCGGTCAGCTGACCACTAATTACATCGACAAACAGTCGGGACCGCCAGCAGCAAGGTTTCCGCTCGCCGACCGACCCGCCCCCGATCGGTGGTGCTTTCCCACCCACCCCCACCAGGACAAACTGGACGGCGGTGGTCGCGACGATCGGCTGGCCGCGGAAAGCCCCGGCACAGTGGACGCCATTTGTAATTACAATGAAAAACTAATTACAGACAGCGGCGTGACGGCGGCGTTGACGGATGGgccgccggatccggatggCGACCCGAGGCCGGATTCCCGCGGCCCCCCGTCACACGGCCCGCCGCACGACCCGTCGGTGTTAAATGCATCAAATCAGCCAAATCGTAATtggattaatttaaattcaaatcaaatacatcaccagcaacgaccaccgttggccgtgACGGGTGCTCCGGCGGCTCGGTCAGCCAGCTGTCAACGGGTGTCCGTGACCGAGATGCCGCCCGTCCACGCCAATCACACCGCCTCGCGCTGCGACCCCTCGCCCACCCGATCTCCGGTCGATCCGCTGGCGACAGACTTCTTCACCGCAGGAACCAGCAAcccgccgggtggtggtggggccggGCCACATGTTGCGCCCCTACCGGATTGCTACTCCCCGCGCCCGGTCCCGTGCACCCCGCCAGGATCCGGCCCAACGGAGCGGTCCGACTATAATTATGATAATAAAAGCGTTCGCAGTCATTATCGGATGGGCGCATCGGGCCCGACGCcctcaccaccgccgccaccaccaccaccaccggcactggcACAGGATGCACTGGCTCGGTGGCGTTATGTGACACCATCGCCCCCGCTCCCGTCACCACCGGTCTCACCACCGGTCTCACCACCTGGGGAATTTTCGGTCGAAGCGCGCGTCTGGCGTCCACCACGAACACGCTCCGGAAGTTCCGGGTCGAGCGTAAAAATTAATGAGATTTTCGAATttcccccaccaccaccgttccccTGTGACTGCGGGCCGGATGCGGTGGACTGGCGGCGGAACGGTGGGACGGTGGGTTACGGCGCCGGCGAGTGCGCGCGGGCTGCGCACACCGGAAAGGATTACGCTACAAGTG